A single Chlamydia suis DNA region contains:
- the murD gene encoding UDP-N-acetylmuramoyl-L-alanine--D-glutamate ligase, which produces MEAERVVVIGLGRSGKSVARFLAQKGVRVLGVDSSPQALCACPYIHESYLESDEFPSQVDYVVRSPGVPLEHPWVVAAKAAQIPVVTDIQLAFQTKKFLENKSFGITGTVGKTTTVLFLEYLLRKAGIQSFAMGNVGIPILEGMQNPGVRIIEISSFQLADQRDVYPVLSGGMILNISDNHLDYHGSFSEYCKAKQNLALCMQNPENLWVGDQRFGKRVYWEEVQKSMDLLDKESALKPLYLHDKYNYCCAYLLAQAEFPIAKSLFIEAVATFKKPPHRMEYLGERGGVHYINDSKATTVSATEKALLSIGSRAIVILGGRNKGYTFSALLPALRRAAKRVIAMGESAPEIARDLEGFPVTVVRDLQEALLCAEEQAVPGDIVVLSPACASFDQFRSYEERGAIFKQLVGMEEVLL; this is translated from the coding sequence ATGGAAGCTGAGCGTGTTGTTGTTATTGGTCTAGGACGCTCGGGGAAGTCTGTGGCACGTTTTTTAGCCCAAAAGGGCGTGCGGGTATTGGGTGTGGATAGTTCCCCTCAGGCATTATGCGCTTGTCCGTATATTCATGAATCATACTTAGAGAGCGACGAGTTCCCTTCACAGGTAGATTATGTTGTGCGCTCTCCAGGAGTTCCTCTGGAGCATCCTTGGGTGGTAGCTGCAAAGGCTGCTCAAATTCCAGTTGTGACGGATATTCAACTAGCATTTCAAACGAAGAAATTTTTAGAAAACAAGTCTTTTGGGATCACAGGGACTGTAGGAAAGACAACGACCGTATTATTTTTAGAATATTTGCTAAGAAAAGCAGGAATTCAGTCTTTTGCTATGGGGAATGTGGGGATCCCTATTTTAGAAGGTATGCAAAATCCTGGGGTGCGGATTATTGAAATCAGTTCTTTCCAGCTTGCCGATCAAAGAGATGTCTATCCTGTTTTATCTGGAGGGATGATTCTAAACATCTCGGATAATCATTTAGATTATCACGGAAGCTTTTCAGAGTATTGTAAAGCCAAGCAGAATCTTGCTTTATGTATGCAGAATCCTGAAAATCTTTGGGTTGGGGATCAGCGTTTTGGCAAGCGAGTTTATTGGGAAGAAGTACAAAAGTCTATGGATTTACTAGATAAAGAAAGTGCATTAAAACCATTGTACTTGCATGATAAATACAACTATTGTTGCGCATATCTGCTTGCTCAAGCAGAATTCCCGATAGCGAAATCCCTTTTTATAGAGGCTGTAGCCACTTTTAAAAAACCTCCTCATAGGATGGAGTATTTAGGAGAAAGGGGGGGAGTGCATTATATCAATGACAGTAAGGCAACCACAGTGAGCGCTACGGAAAAGGCTCTTTTGAGCATAGGTAGTCGGGCGATTGTGATTCTTGGTGGTAGAAATAAAGGATACACATTTTCAGCTTTGTTGCCAGCATTGCGTAGAGCTGCGAAGAGAGTCATTGCTATGGGAGAGAGCGCTCCGGAGATTGCTCGGGATTTGGAGGGATTCCCTGTGACGGTAGTGAGAGATCTACAGGAAGCCTTGCTATGTGCAGAAGAACAAGCGGTTCCTGGAGATATTGTGGTATTATCTCCGGCTTGTGCTAGCTTTGATCAATTTCGTAGTTATGAAGAGCGGGGAGCAATATTTAAGCAGTTGGTTGGGATGGAAGAGGTTCTTTTATGA
- a CDS encoding UDP-N-acetylmuramoyl-tripeptide--D-alanyl-D-alanine ligase — MRPILLEEWSSLLLDIEIPRSGKTVTGVAIDSRLVLPGDIFFALPGNRTSGHLFLKQAAQAGAVAAVVAHDYRGPSYGLQLLHVADPRESLREAGRTQGALFQGEVIGITGSVGKTTTKSFAQQLLSSFYKVFASPKSYNSQLTLPLSILMADGDEDFLLLEMGVSEPGNMKNLLEVIEPSIGVITHIDVQHAMNFHDKGTEGIVEEKSLLLERCGLQLLPKDSSWFPFFMKKNSAAEQFSFSMNNETADFYYRAIHSDGVLISAPDGDIELPVVFPYSPAYMNFLVAVALAWLTNVPMDRLEQVSPSLILPSMRFEQQEYNGIRVINDAYNASPDSMLAALDAVPVPPEGGKRVFILGHMAELGKYSNECHVAVARKAVTKAHVVVFIGEKWFPVRDAVRDANCQIEFYGSVNEIMHVVKSLVRQGDVVLLKGSRSLELETLLPCFSFS, encoded by the coding sequence ATGCGGCCTATTTTATTGGAAGAATGGTCTTCTTTGTTGTTAGATATCGAAATCCCTCGCTCAGGGAAAACAGTCACTGGAGTCGCTATTGATAGTCGGCTTGTTTTGCCTGGGGATATCTTTTTTGCCCTCCCAGGAAATCGAACGAGTGGGCATCTATTTTTGAAGCAGGCAGCGCAGGCTGGAGCTGTGGCTGCTGTAGTAGCACACGACTACCGGGGTCCTAGTTATGGTCTACAGTTGTTGCATGTGGCAGATCCTCGAGAGTCTCTGAGAGAAGCGGGGAGAACTCAGGGGGCCTTGTTCCAAGGAGAAGTGATAGGAATAACTGGATCGGTAGGGAAAACAACAACAAAAAGTTTTGCGCAACAATTGCTCTCTTCTTTTTATAAAGTTTTTGCAAGTCCGAAAAGTTATAATTCGCAGCTCACGCTTCCCTTGAGTATATTGATGGCTGATGGGGATGAGGATTTTCTTCTTTTAGAAATGGGAGTTTCTGAACCAGGAAATATGAAGAATCTTTTAGAAGTCATCGAGCCCTCTATTGGAGTAATTACACATATCGATGTGCAGCATGCGATGAATTTCCACGATAAAGGAACTGAGGGGATTGTCGAGGAGAAGAGTTTATTGTTGGAGAGATGTGGGCTTCAGCTTCTCCCTAAAGATTCTTCTTGGTTTCCTTTTTTTATGAAAAAAAATTCTGCGGCTGAACAGTTTTCTTTTTCTATGAATAATGAAACTGCCGATTTTTACTACCGAGCCATTCATTCTGATGGAGTTCTCATTAGTGCTCCTGACGGAGATATTGAGTTGCCAGTGGTTTTTCCTTATTCGCCAGCTTATATGAATTTTCTTGTTGCGGTAGCCTTAGCTTGGCTCACTAATGTCCCTATGGATCGTTTAGAGCAGGTAAGCCCTTCTCTGATTTTGCCTTCTATGCGTTTCGAACAGCAAGAATATAATGGAATTCGTGTGATTAATGACGCATATAATGCCAGTCCTGATTCCATGTTAGCTGCTTTAGATGCGGTTCCAGTCCCTCCTGAGGGAGGCAAAAGGGTATTTATCCTTGGCCATATGGCTGAATTGGGAAAATATTCTAATGAATGTCATGTTGCTGTAGCTAGAAAAGCGGTAACAAAAGCGCATGTGGTTGTTTTCATCGGAGAAAAATGGTTCCCTGTTAGAGATGCGGTGCGAGATGCCAATTGCCAGATAGAATTTTATGGTTCTGTCAATGAAATTATGCATGTTGTCAAATCGTTAGTGCGACAGGGGGATGTTGTTCTACTTAAAGGTTCTAGGAGCTTAGAATTAGAAACTTTATTGCCATGTTTTTCCTTTTCCTAA
- the tkt gene encoding transketolase encodes MAGNSELDIDILEKIAGTIKQLSIESIQKAASGHPGMPLGCAELAAYLYGCVLRYNAKDSRWMNRDRFVLSAGHGSALLYSCLHLAGFNVGLEDLQQFRQLHSQTPGHPEFRETDGVEATTGPLGQGIGNAVGMALSLKMLGARFNQPSLSIFDAKVYCLAGDGCFMEGVSHEVCSFAGSLGLDNLVLIYDYNEIILDGTLQDVSIEDTRQRFQAYGWDVFEANGHDFESLHQVFSRVKKEQQKPTLIIARTIIGHGSPKEGTNKAHGSPLGEDGVAQTKKFWHLPEEKFFVPSAVKMFFAAKQQEGKRLQEEWQERVRVWSKQFPELHQEYLKLFNQEMSNQEIEDLLNLIDMPESIAGRAASNKVIQVLAENIPALIGGSADLSSSDGTWIAKEEAISAAHFQGRNIRYGVREFGMGTIMNGLAYSQVFRPFGGTFLVFSDYLRAAIRLAALAKLPVIYQFTHDSIFVGEDGPTHQPIEQIMSLRAIPGLRVVRPADANEIKGAWLAALANSGPTALILSRQNLPTLKETKRSFREGVGRGAYVLIKEEGGRPDYTLCASGSEVHLAVEVAQSLLALDKRVRVVSFPCWELFERQDAEYRESVIGGDLGLRVSIEAGSALGWYKYIGSNGLAIAMDGFGMSGAPHAVAEACGFTVDDIVQRILSV; translated from the coding sequence ATGGCTGGCAATAGTGAATTGGATATAGATATCTTAGAAAAGATTGCAGGAACTATTAAACAGTTGAGTATAGAAAGCATTCAAAAAGCTGCTTCAGGCCATCCAGGAATGCCTTTAGGATGTGCGGAGCTCGCTGCTTATTTGTATGGTTGTGTATTACGATATAATGCTAAAGATTCTCGTTGGATGAATAGAGACCGGTTCGTGTTATCCGCGGGGCATGGCTCTGCGTTACTCTATTCATGTTTGCATTTAGCTGGCTTCAATGTGGGCTTAGAAGATCTTCAGCAGTTCCGTCAGCTACATTCTCAAACTCCTGGGCATCCGGAATTTCGAGAAACGGATGGTGTGGAAGCTACAACAGGCCCTTTAGGGCAAGGAATAGGGAATGCTGTAGGAATGGCCCTTTCTCTAAAAATGTTGGGAGCTAGGTTTAATCAGCCCTCGCTATCTATTTTTGATGCTAAGGTCTATTGCTTGGCTGGTGATGGTTGTTTCATGGAAGGGGTAAGTCATGAAGTGTGCAGCTTTGCGGGCTCCTTGGGATTAGATAACCTAGTTTTGATTTACGATTATAATGAGATTATTTTAGATGGAACGCTTCAAGACGTCAGTATTGAAGATACAAGACAACGATTCCAAGCCTATGGTTGGGATGTTTTTGAAGCTAATGGGCATGATTTCGAAAGCCTACATCAGGTATTTTCTCGAGTCAAAAAAGAACAGCAAAAACCTACGTTGATTATTGCTCGTACTATTATTGGTCACGGATCCCCTAAAGAAGGGACGAATAAAGCTCATGGATCTCCTTTAGGAGAAGACGGTGTGGCTCAAACGAAAAAATTTTGGCATCTTCCAGAAGAGAAGTTCTTTGTGCCTTCAGCGGTGAAGATGTTCTTTGCAGCGAAGCAACAAGAAGGTAAAAGATTACAAGAAGAGTGGCAGGAACGCGTCCGCGTGTGGTCTAAACAGTTCCCAGAACTGCACCAAGAATACCTTAAACTGTTCAACCAGGAGATGTCTAATCAAGAGATTGAAGATCTGTTGAATCTCATAGATATGCCAGAGTCTATAGCAGGGAGAGCAGCCTCCAATAAAGTCATCCAAGTGTTAGCAGAGAATATTCCAGCTCTAATAGGTGGATCAGCAGATCTTTCTAGTTCAGATGGGACTTGGATAGCGAAGGAAGAGGCTATTTCTGCAGCTCATTTTCAAGGGCGGAACATTCGCTATGGTGTACGTGAATTTGGTATGGGAACGATTATGAATGGTCTCGCGTACAGCCAAGTATTCCGGCCCTTTGGGGGAACTTTTTTAGTATTTTCAGATTACTTACGCGCTGCGATTCGATTGGCAGCGTTAGCCAAGCTCCCGGTTATTTACCAATTTACACACGATTCTATTTTTGTTGGAGAAGATGGCCCCACCCATCAACCTATTGAGCAAATTATGTCGTTACGAGCTATTCCTGGGTTAAGGGTAGTTCGTCCTGCCGATGCGAATGAAATTAAAGGGGCCTGGTTGGCTGCTCTAGCAAACTCTGGGCCAACAGCTTTAATTTTATCCAGACAGAATCTCCCCACTCTTAAAGAGACTAAGCGTTCTTTCAGAGAAGGCGTAGGAAGAGGGGCTTATGTTCTGATTAAGGAAGAAGGAGGTCGCCCAGACTATACATTATGTGCTTCTGGATCAGAGGTACATTTGGCTGTGGAGGTCGCACAAAGTCTGTTGGCTTTAGATAAGCGAGTACGAGTCGTTTCTTTCCCTTGTTGGGAGTTGTTTGAGAGACAAGATGCTGAGTATCGTGAATCTGTAATTGGAGGAGATTTGGGATTACGCGTCTCTATAGAAGCTGGTTCCGCTTTAGGGTGGTATAAATACATAGGTAGCAATGGCTTGGCCATTGCTATGGATGGGTTTGGAATGTCAGGCGCTCCACATGCAGTTGCCGAGGCTTGCGGTTTCACTGTGGATGACATTGTTCAAAGGATTTTGTCTGTTTAG
- a CDS encoding AMP nucleosidase → MTDIHKKISEEAIACDMLERYTGSNIQEFQPYLLLTNFAYYVDVFAEIYQVPVSRGSMFSAAHSPQTRTSIIDFKLGSPGAALTVDLCSFLPNALAAVMLGMCGGLRSHYQVGDYFVPVASIRKDGTSDAYFPPEVPALANFVVQKTITNILEAKSLPYHIGITHTTNIRFWEFNKEFRRKLYENKAQTVEMECATLFAAGYRRNLPLGALLLISDLPLRRDGIKTKKSSSAILANHTKEHILTGVEVFATLQEKVGPGIKKTKGLPHMEFGQADDSLSEQTGVSDRDF, encoded by the coding sequence ATGACCGACATTCACAAAAAAATTAGCGAGGAAGCTATTGCTTGTGACATGTTAGAGCGCTATACAGGCTCTAACATCCAAGAGTTTCAACCCTATCTCCTTCTCACCAATTTTGCTTATTATGTTGATGTTTTTGCAGAAATCTATCAGGTCCCCGTTTCTCGTGGCTCTATGTTTTCTGCAGCCCATTCTCCTCAAACTCGAACCTCCATTATTGACTTCAAATTAGGGTCTCCTGGAGCGGCTCTTACCGTCGATCTATGTTCTTTTCTTCCCAATGCGTTAGCTGCTGTCATGTTAGGTATGTGTGGAGGTTTGCGCTCCCATTATCAAGTAGGGGATTATTTTGTTCCTGTTGCTAGCATTCGCAAAGATGGAACCTCTGATGCATACTTTCCTCCGGAAGTTCCGGCTTTAGCCAATTTCGTTGTACAGAAAACGATTACAAACATTCTTGAAGCAAAAAGCCTTCCCTACCACATAGGTATTACCCACACAACGAACATTCGGTTTTGGGAATTTAATAAGGAATTTCGTCGAAAACTTTATGAAAATAAAGCTCAAACTGTTGAGATGGAATGCGCGACTTTATTTGCTGCTGGGTACCGAAGAAATCTGCCGTTAGGAGCCCTTCTTCTTATCTCAGATCTCCCGTTACGAAGAGACGGCATAAAAACTAAAAAAAGCAGCTCAGCCATCTTAGCCAATCACACTAAAGAGCATATATTAACAGGCGTTGAAGTTTTTGCGACCTTACAAGAAAAAGTCGGCCCTGGGATCAAGAAAACAAAAGGCTTGCCACATATGGAATTTGGGCAAGCCGACGACTCTCTCTCTGAGCAGACTGGAGTTTCTGATAGGGATTTCTAA
- the mraY gene encoding phospho-N-acetylmuramoyl-pentapeptide-transferase, with product MLSLISVLKAFFFSLFFSLGLTKPLIFLLKKQGFQDQIRKDYCEKLEMLHKNKAHIPTAGGVIFVFAAIFSIFLFLPKNLWSTWFLVGMALCWGGLGWRDDQIKNKRKVGHGLSAKQKFFIQNCLAVGAVLSIMLAYKESFLCMHLPFMGIVSLPPCWLSYLVNFVIAVLAIVGTSNSVNLTDGLDGLAAGSMVIACFGMLVVAFANGAPWALISGVLLATLAGSCLGFLRYNKSPARLFMGDTGSLFLGGMLGICAVLLRAEFFLLFMGGIFVLESLSVIVQVGSCKLRKKRVFLCSPLHHHYEYKGSPENVVVRNFWLVEFLCVVIGIIAVFWN from the coding sequence ATGCTCTCCCTAATTAGTGTTTTGAAAGCTTTTTTTTTCAGCTTGTTTTTTAGTTTAGGACTAACAAAACCGCTGATTTTTTTGTTGAAAAAACAAGGATTCCAAGATCAGATTCGTAAAGACTACTGCGAAAAGTTAGAAATGCTACATAAAAACAAAGCACACATTCCCACTGCAGGGGGAGTGATCTTTGTTTTTGCAGCCATTTTTTCTATTTTTTTATTTTTACCTAAAAATCTTTGGTCTACGTGGTTTTTAGTAGGAATGGCGTTATGCTGGGGGGGGCTAGGATGGCGTGATGACCAGATCAAGAACAAGCGTAAGGTAGGGCATGGATTGTCTGCTAAGCAGAAATTTTTCATACAAAACTGTTTAGCTGTCGGAGCTGTCCTTTCTATTATGCTGGCTTATAAAGAAAGCTTTCTATGCATGCATCTTCCTTTTATGGGAATAGTGTCCTTGCCTCCGTGTTGGTTGAGCTATCTAGTGAATTTTGTTATTGCTGTACTAGCTATTGTAGGAACCAGCAATTCTGTGAATCTTACAGATGGATTGGATGGACTTGCTGCGGGATCCATGGTAATTGCTTGCTTTGGGATGCTTGTCGTTGCGTTCGCTAATGGGGCTCCCTGGGCTTTAATTTCTGGTGTGCTTTTAGCGACTTTAGCTGGAAGCTGTTTAGGATTTCTTCGCTATAATAAGTCTCCTGCTCGCCTATTTATGGGGGATACAGGATCCCTGTTTTTAGGAGGGATGCTCGGTATTTGTGCTGTATTGTTGCGAGCAGAGTTTTTTCTACTATTCATGGGAGGAATCTTTGTTCTAGAATCTTTGTCTGTTATTGTGCAGGTAGGAAGTTGTAAATTAAGAAAGAAGCGGGTTTTCCTTTGCTCTCCCTTGCATCACCATTATGAGTACAAAGGGTCTCCAGAAAATGTTGTGGTGCGTAACTTTTGGCTGGTTGAGTTTCTTTGTGTTGTAATTGGGATTATTGCGGTGTTCTGGAATTAG
- the groEL3 gene encoding variant chaperonin GroEL3 has protein sequence MPHENNGMHRNAIHQLFSGLDKAYQIVKGFYGPAHFSTPKDFLKGRGYHILSRIELSDPLERIGVYFAQSLAKQIYNRHSDGVISAVILLRAFLKASLPFIDQGLSPRLLASALAAKKQAVCAHLQSHSFLLKDTSKVQGLIRSHLPDPIIGEVFAEALAHIGQEGEIALSQSSGPSLRFVKGIQIQKGYRVPSFFPQDSFHENPLVAPKIFVTDQKIHSLFPFLPLLKQFSEGQTPLIIFCKEISPNPLATCIANRIAGLLDVLVVTVADPDLLEDIALLTGTTVFSTLPFSNKPPIELPLLGSCTWAELSRDHTLLVCENLVPEVVKLKIRQLDYALQNAEDERSRQKLKERKQRLEHSIAIIPIEQETAPLYQLALHTLNTTKESGFVLGGGAALLYASQNLQSAPEDSQEDLAALHILQTACRTLLEQLVASVHMDGKLVADKLCSLGTPSLGFNVLSQQIEDMISAGILAPLASVMDIFSYSLHTALDLLLASYTLPPGPIAEEKKT, from the coding sequence ATGCCTCACGAAAACAATGGGATGCATCGCAATGCCATCCATCAATTATTTTCCGGCCTTGATAAGGCTTACCAAATAGTCAAAGGGTTTTATGGCCCCGCGCACTTCTCTACTCCGAAAGATTTTCTCAAAGGACGCGGTTATCATATTCTCTCTCGCATAGAACTTTCAGATCCCCTTGAGCGCATTGGAGTGTACTTTGCTCAATCCTTAGCAAAACAAATCTATAATCGCCATTCAGATGGCGTGATCTCTGCTGTAATCCTTCTTCGAGCTTTTTTAAAAGCCTCCCTCCCTTTCATTGACCAAGGACTTTCTCCCCGACTTCTCGCTTCTGCTCTGGCCGCAAAAAAACAGGCTGTATGTGCTCACCTACAGTCCCACTCGTTTCTCCTAAAAGACACTTCAAAAGTGCAAGGATTGATTCGCTCTCACCTTCCCGATCCTATTATTGGAGAGGTCTTTGCTGAAGCTCTTGCTCATATAGGACAAGAAGGAGAGATTGCTTTATCTCAAAGCAGCGGTCCCTCTCTACGTTTCGTTAAGGGAATCCAAATACAAAAAGGGTACCGGGTTCCCTCTTTTTTCCCTCAAGATTCTTTTCATGAAAATCCTTTGGTAGCTCCTAAAATTTTTGTCACAGACCAAAAAATCCACTCGCTTTTTCCTTTTCTTCCTCTACTTAAACAATTTTCTGAAGGGCAGACTCCTCTTATCATTTTTTGCAAAGAAATCTCTCCCAATCCACTGGCCACCTGCATTGCAAACCGTATAGCAGGGCTTTTAGATGTTTTAGTTGTGACCGTTGCTGATCCAGATCTCCTGGAAGACATTGCATTACTCACAGGAACGACAGTTTTTTCAACGCTACCTTTCTCTAATAAACCTCCTATAGAGCTTCCTTTGTTAGGCTCGTGCACCTGGGCTGAGTTATCTCGAGATCACACCCTATTAGTCTGTGAAAACCTTGTTCCAGAAGTTGTGAAATTAAAAATCAGACAACTTGATTACGCCCTACAAAACGCAGAAGACGAACGTTCTCGACAAAAGCTGAAAGAACGAAAGCAGCGCTTAGAACACAGTATTGCGATTATTCCTATCGAACAAGAGACCGCTCCCTTATATCAACTCGCTTTACACACACTAAACACAACAAAAGAATCTGGTTTTGTTTTAGGAGGCGGTGCAGCTCTTCTTTACGCCTCTCAAAACCTTCAGTCCGCTCCAGAGGATTCTCAAGAAGATCTTGCAGCCCTACATATTTTACAAACGGCCTGTCGCACTCTTCTTGAGCAACTTGTTGCATCTGTACACATGGATGGAAAACTTGTTGCCGACAAACTCTGTTCTTTAGGGACTCCAAGTCTTGGATTCAATGTCCTTTCGCAACAAATAGAAGATATGATCTCTGCAGGGATCCTTGCTCCTTTGGCTTCTGTTATGGATATTTTTTCTTACTCTCTCCATACAGCTTTAGATCTTCTTCTTGCCTCCTATACCCTCCCCCCAGGCCCTATAGCAGAAGAGAAAAAGACTTAA
- the efp gene encoding elongation factor P, giving the protein MVRVSTSEFRVGLRVEIDGQPYVILQNDFVKPGKGQAFNRIKVKNFLTGRVIEKTFKSGESIETADVREQQMRLLYTDQEGATFMDDETFEQELIFWDKLEDVRQWLLEDTIYTLILYNGEVISIEPPIFMELSIAETAPGVRGDTASGRVLKPATTNTGAKIMVPIFIEEGEVVKVDTRTGSYESRVSK; this is encoded by the coding sequence ATGGTTCGTGTAAGCACTAGTGAATTTCGTGTTGGATTGCGAGTTGAGATCGATGGTCAACCCTATGTGATTTTGCAAAACGATTTTGTTAAACCAGGGAAGGGGCAGGCTTTCAATCGGATCAAGGTTAAAAATTTTTTAACCGGGCGTGTCATAGAAAAAACATTTAAATCTGGAGAGTCAATAGAAACTGCTGATGTGCGGGAACAGCAGATGCGTCTTTTGTACACGGATCAAGAAGGCGCTACGTTTATGGACGATGAGACTTTCGAGCAGGAGTTGATTTTTTGGGATAAATTGGAAGATGTCCGGCAGTGGTTGTTAGAAGATACGATTTACACTCTTATTCTTTACAACGGGGAAGTGATTTCCATCGAGCCTCCGATCTTTATGGAGTTGTCCATTGCAGAGACTGCTCCTGGAGTTCGTGGAGATACCGCATCGGGACGAGTGTTGAAACCTGCTACAACAAACACCGGGGCAAAAATTATGGTCCCTATTTTCATTGAGGAAGGTGAAGTTGTGAAGGTGGATACGCGGACAGGTAGTTATGAGTCTCGCGTATCAAAATAA
- a CDS encoding LysM peptidoglycan-binding domain-containing protein, producing MNRRNTMIIAAAVNAVLLAVLFITARHSEPEIEYSPKIAPIKILEPVPIVEKASEKPEKKPEVIAKPAQIIRNPVVSKPVVSKAELAAQFADKNITSGKEPPASSQEPSLAPEVVEASAPEIPVVPAQSVDKVAEKETFSTVVVKKGDFLERIARANHTTVSALMQLNDLSSTQLQIGQVLRVPKTQKPEKDLQVKTPNPDDFYVVKEGDSPWAIALSNGIRLDELLKLNGLDEQKARKLRPGDRLRIR from the coding sequence ATGAATCGTAGAAACACGATGATTATAGCAGCCGCTGTGAATGCGGTGCTCTTGGCTGTATTGTTTATAACAGCGCGACATTCGGAGCCTGAGATAGAGTATTCTCCGAAAATAGCCCCGATTAAAATTTTAGAGCCGGTCCCTATTGTTGAGAAGGCTTCTGAAAAGCCAGAGAAAAAGCCAGAAGTAATTGCTAAGCCAGCTCAAATTATTAGAAATCCTGTTGTTTCTAAACCTGTTGTTTCTAAAGCGGAACTTGCTGCGCAATTTGCAGATAAAAATATAACTTCAGGAAAAGAGCCCCCAGCTTCTTCTCAGGAGCCTTCTCTTGCGCCAGAGGTTGTTGAAGCTTCGGCTCCGGAGATTCCCGTTGTCCCTGCTCAGAGCGTAGACAAAGTTGCGGAGAAAGAAACGTTTTCTACAGTCGTTGTTAAGAAAGGAGATTTTTTAGAGCGAATTGCTAGAGCGAATCACACGACAGTTTCTGCATTAATGCAACTCAATGATTTGTCTTCGACACAATTGCAAATAGGACAAGTTTTGCGTGTTCCTAAAACACAAAAACCAGAAAAAGACCTTCAAGTGAAAACTCCTAATCCAGATGATTTCTATGTTGTTAAAGAGGGGGATAGTCCTTGGGCAATTGCTTTGAGTAATGGGATTCGACTAGATGAGTTGCTAAAATTGAATGGATTAGACGAGCAAAAAGCTCGAAAACTACGTCCTGGAGATAGATTGCGTATTCGATAA
- a CDS encoding metallophosphoesterase family protein, which produces MPKKPSTIFRLIHCSDIHFCVFPKNPFQCFNKRFKGLLRQLIGGVSFRALAISQRFPQLIEQLEADGVCVTGDVTITALDSEFRLAKEFLSRIETIAPVYIVPGNHDVYTYRSLKKQTFYSYFPNKELQTHRIAFQRLTSTWWLVLLDCSCFNGWYAANGEVTSSQLRDLERFLSSLPPSDHVIVANHYPLSPTTRPAHDLLNYAPLKSLLMHFPSVRLYIHGHDHHVELNHLPPLVVNSGSLTLPSNARFHIIDLHPEGGYQISTAAITNLTETASPLKISIEETTISL; this is translated from the coding sequence ATGCCAAAGAAACCCTCGACTATCTTTAGACTTATCCATTGTTCGGACATCCATTTTTGCGTGTTCCCCAAAAATCCTTTTCAATGCTTCAACAAGCGCTTTAAAGGATTACTCAGACAACTTATAGGTGGCGTATCCTTTCGAGCTCTTGCAATCTCCCAACGCTTCCCACAGCTCATTGAACAGCTCGAAGCTGATGGAGTCTGCGTAACCGGGGATGTTACGATTACCGCTCTTGATTCAGAATTTCGCTTAGCAAAAGAGTTTCTTTCTCGCATCGAAACAATAGCTCCCGTGTACATAGTTCCAGGGAACCATGACGTGTACACATATCGATCCTTGAAAAAACAAACGTTTTATTCCTACTTCCCAAATAAAGAACTCCAAACACATCGCATTGCCTTTCAAAGGCTCACGTCTACCTGGTGGCTCGTTTTACTAGATTGCTCCTGCTTTAATGGTTGGTACGCCGCAAATGGGGAAGTCACCTCATCACAGCTCCGTGATTTAGAGAGATTTCTCTCTTCTCTCCCTCCTTCAGATCATGTGATCGTGGCAAATCACTATCCCTTATCTCCCACAACCAGACCTGCCCACGATTTATTGAATTACGCCCCTTTAAAATCCTTATTGATGCACTTCCCTTCAGTACGCCTGTACATACACGGACATGACCATCATGTAGAACTAAATCATCTTCCTCCTTTGGTTGTGAATAGCGGCTCTTTAACCCTGCCTTCGAATGCACGTTTTCATATTATCGATTTGCACCCAGAAGGGGGATATCAAATTTCTACTGCAGCGATAACCAACCTGACAGAGACTGCCTCACCGTTAAAAATTTCTATTGAAGAAACTACGATCTCTTTATAA